In Candidatus Bathyarchaeum sp., the following are encoded in one genomic region:
- a CDS encoding CDC48 family AAA ATPase: MSQVTLRVAEAQSRDVGRGIARIDPKASSEIGLSAGDVVEIHGKKKTAAIYWPGYPQDTEMGIIRIDGYTRNNAGAGMDEKVEIKKIEAKEASKITIAPTEPLRITGGEEYLKQLLENRVITRGDILPIGIMGRKVNLVVTAVQPHSAAVLVVPATQIVLSEKPTKISETEIPKISYEDIGGLTDEIKKVREMIELPLRYPELFERLGVEAPKGVLLHGPPGTGKTLLAKAVASETNANFSSISGPEIMSKFYGESEGRLREIFDAAQENAPSIIFIDEIDSIAPKREEVTGEVEKRVVSQLLSLMDGLQGRGKVVVIGATNRPNALDPALRRPGRFDREIEIGVPNKYGRLQVLQIHTRSMPLADDVDLNQLANITHGFVGADLEALSKEAALHAIRRILPEIDFEAETIPGEILNKIIVDMNDFQESLKEIEPSAMREVLVEVPNVKWTDIGGLEDVKEELQEAIEWPLKYPEIFAHMNTAPPKGVLLYGPPGTGKTLLAKAAANESEANFISIKGPEVLSKWVGESEKAVREVFRKARQAAPTIIFFDELDSITPVRGSSCGSSQVTERVISQFLTELDGLEELKDVVVIGATNRIDIVDPALLRPGRFDRLLSVPVPDLEGRKAILKIHLEKKPLADDVKIDVLAEKTDGYSGADLAALANTTSMLVIKEHITKSKSLEKAKEGLKDLKITMKDFEKTLEKMKPSAKNIPQNPPI, from the coding sequence ATGTCACAAGTTACTTTACGTGTAGCCGAAGCCCAATCCCGAGATGTGGGCCGAGGCATAGCCAGAATTGACCCAAAGGCCAGTTCTGAGATAGGGCTTTCCGCAGGAGATGTTGTTGAAATCCATGGAAAGAAAAAAACCGCAGCAATATATTGGCCCGGATATCCCCAAGACACAGAAATGGGAATAATCCGCATCGACGGATACACCAGAAACAACGCCGGAGCTGGAATGGACGAAAAAGTTGAAATTAAAAAGATAGAAGCAAAAGAAGCAAGCAAAATTACCATTGCTCCAACCGAGCCCCTGCGCATAACCGGAGGAGAAGAATACCTAAAACAACTCCTCGAAAACCGAGTGATAACCCGAGGGGACATTTTACCTATCGGAATAATGGGCAGAAAAGTAAACCTAGTAGTAACTGCAGTTCAACCCCATTCAGCCGCAGTTCTTGTGGTTCCTGCAACTCAAATCGTGTTAAGCGAAAAACCTACAAAAATTTCCGAAACAGAAATTCCAAAAATTTCATATGAAGACATCGGTGGACTAACAGACGAAATCAAAAAAGTACGAGAAATGATTGAACTGCCCCTGCGTTACCCAGAACTCTTCGAACGCTTAGGTGTAGAAGCACCCAAAGGTGTACTCCTTCATGGACCTCCTGGAACAGGAAAAACTTTGCTTGCCAAAGCAGTAGCCAGCGAAACCAACGCCAACTTTTCCAGCATAAGCGGTCCCGAAATCATGAGCAAATTCTACGGAGAAAGCGAAGGCAGACTACGCGAAATCTTTGATGCAGCCCAAGAAAATGCCCCAAGCATAATATTTATTGACGAAATCGATTCCATAGCTCCCAAACGGGAAGAAGTAACCGGAGAAGTTGAAAAACGAGTAGTCTCACAGCTACTATCCTTAATGGATGGACTACAAGGCAGAGGAAAAGTCGTAGTCATCGGTGCAACTAACCGACCAAACGCCTTAGACCCTGCCCTGCGACGGCCTGGAAGGTTCGACCGAGAAATCGAAATTGGAGTCCCCAACAAGTATGGGCGTTTGCAAGTATTGCAGATTCACACCCGAAGTATGCCCCTTGCGGACGATGTGGACTTGAACCAGTTGGCTAATATTACTCATGGTTTTGTTGGCGCAGACCTAGAAGCCCTGAGTAAAGAAGCAGCGCTCCATGCCATTAGGCGAATACTGCCCGAAATTGACTTTGAAGCAGAAACCATTCCTGGAGAGATACTAAACAAAATCATAGTAGACATGAACGACTTCCAAGAATCCCTCAAAGAGATTGAGCCCTCTGCAATGCGGGAAGTCTTGGTTGAAGTTCCTAATGTTAAATGGACGGACATCGGCGGCTTAGAAGACGTCAAAGAAGAACTCCAAGAAGCAATCGAATGGCCCCTCAAGTATCCTGAAATCTTTGCCCACATGAACACCGCCCCACCAAAGGGAGTGCTCTTGTATGGTCCACCCGGAACAGGCAAAACGTTGCTCGCAAAAGCAGCAGCAAACGAGAGCGAGGCAAACTTCATCAGCATCAAAGGTCCCGAAGTTCTAAGCAAATGGGTCGGAGAATCAGAAAAAGCGGTACGAGAAGTATTCCGAAAAGCAAGGCAAGCAGCTCCCACCATCATATTCTTTGATGAGTTGGATTCCATAACTCCTGTCAGGGGTTCAAGTTGCGGTAGTTCCCAAGTAACCGAGCGGGTAATCAGCCAGTTCTTGACTGAGCTTGATGGTCTAGAAGAACTCAAAGACGTCGTAGTCATAGGTGCAACCAATCGAATTGACATCGTAGACCCAGCATTGCTTCGTCCGGGACGATTTGACAGACTGTTAAGTGTTCCAGTACCTGACCTAGAAGGACGAAAAGCAATACTAAAGATTCATTTGGAGAAGAAACCGCTGGCAGACGATGTGAAAATTGATGTCTTAGCTGAAAAAACTGATGGTTACTCTGGCGCAGATCTTGCAGCCTTAGCCAACACAACGTCCATGTTGGTAATCAAAGAGCATATAACCAAAAGCAAAAGCCTAGAAAAAGCCAAAGAAGGACTCAAAGACCTGAAAATCACCATGAAAGACTTTGAAAAAACACTAGAAAAAATGAAACCATCAGCAAAGAATATCCCACAAAACCCGCCAATCTAA
- a CDS encoding endonuclease Q family protein, with protein MRVVADLHIHSRFSRATSQNMTIGEITKYAKIKGLTLVGTGDFTHPTWFNELSEELSEVEGAGLYCSATKPESPVRYMLTAEVCTTYYVNEKNKRIHHVIFTPSLETASQVSDRLKRYGDLSLDGRPFLEMTSAQLVEEVMEVSDQNEVVPAHIWTPWFSLFGAFSGFETIEDCYEDMTKHIHALETGLSSDPPMNWRLSSLDRFTLISNSDCHSHWPWRIGREANVFELPKLTYMEIVDTLRKKDNKRFKFTIETDPAYGKYHWSGHRKCNVSVSPQEAIKYGNRCPECGRKLTRGVDQRIEELADRPADYVPKNPIGYKRLLPLHEIIKAVFGVSSPATKKVWAVYNSLIEKFGDEYTILIDVPQQELSRVVDPKIAEAIVRVRQEKAHVTPGYDGVYGELVLFDKKQDNTPVVEAEKPKQKSMSDFL; from the coding sequence TTGAGAGTTGTTGCTGACCTTCATATTCACAGCAGGTTCAGTCGAGCCACAAGCCAGAACATGACCATAGGCGAAATTACAAAATATGCCAAAATTAAGGGCTTAACCCTTGTGGGCACTGGAGATTTTACACATCCAACTTGGTTTAATGAGTTGTCTGAAGAGCTTTCGGAAGTTGAAGGCGCGGGTTTGTATTGTTCTGCTACTAAGCCTGAGTCCCCTGTTCGTTACATGTTAACTGCAGAAGTTTGCACAACATACTATGTCAACGAAAAAAACAAACGAATTCACCATGTTATTTTTACGCCTAGTCTTGAAACTGCTTCCCAGGTCAGTGACCGCCTGAAACGTTACGGAGATTTGAGCCTTGATGGTCGGCCATTTTTGGAGATGACCTCTGCCCAGTTAGTGGAAGAAGTAATGGAAGTTAGTGACCAAAATGAGGTTGTTCCAGCCCATATTTGGACTCCTTGGTTTAGTTTGTTTGGGGCCTTTAGTGGCTTTGAAACCATAGAAGACTGTTACGAGGATATGACAAAACACATTCATGCCTTGGAAACGGGGCTTTCTTCTGACCCGCCCATGAACTGGAGACTAAGCAGTCTTGATCGGTTCACTTTGATTTCTAACAGTGACTGTCACAGCCATTGGCCTTGGAGAATCGGACGGGAAGCCAACGTATTCGAACTGCCTAAATTAACTTACATGGAAATAGTTGACACCCTACGCAAAAAAGACAACAAACGCTTCAAATTCACCATAGAAACAGACCCCGCCTACGGCAAGTATCATTGGTCGGGACATAGGAAATGCAATGTTTCTGTTTCTCCGCAAGAGGCAATAAAATATGGTAATCGTTGCCCCGAGTGTGGCAGAAAACTTACCCGAGGAGTAGACCAACGAATTGAAGAACTCGCCGACCGCCCAGCAGATTATGTTCCAAAAAACCCCATAGGCTACAAGCGGTTGTTGCCCTTGCATGAAATAATCAAAGCCGTTTTTGGGGTTAGTTCACCGGCCACAAAGAAAGTTTGGGCAGTTTACAACTCGTTAATTGAAAAGTTTGGGGACGAATACACTATACTAATTGATGTCCCACAGCAAGAACTCAGCAGAGTTGTTGACCCCAAAATTGCAGAGGCCATTGTTCGAGTGCGACAAGAAAAAGCTCATGTTACTCCTGGATATGATGGCGTGTATGGAGAGCTTGTGTTGTTTGATAAAAAACAAGATAACACCCCAGTTGTTGAGGCAGAAAAGCCTAAACAAAAAAGCATGTCTGATTTCCTGTAG
- a CDS encoding TldD/PmbA family protein, whose amino-acid sequence MKDVLVKTVNYGQSLGAEYVEVRAQNLFKTSLTTKDGNVESAKDGTESGAGIRVLVDGAWGFVSLGKIEAKDLHESIKEAYNLAKAASFHVKAPVKLVQVKSVEDTVVAKPKTNPKDISLEQKIDNALEMDKAIFGYDKRIKSCTISYLDVTGTNYFVNSEGTRIQQDKLYVWSRILASARESSVFASAREEIGSTAGYEVFDSQSPEQLGTTLAKRTVDQLKAKAPKGGAFPAVVGPNVVGVFIHEAMGHLAEADLTLSGSILFDKVGEQIASEAVTVYDDGTVEGAFGSFKYDDEGVLAQKTALIQNGTLVGLMQNRETAHKLDMQPTGNARAEDFRVEPIIRMRNTYLDAGDCSFEELIEDVKFGYYLKSFRGGQANLDGTFQVGIQEAYEINNGEIGAPVRSASISGNTLETLRKVEAVGKDLELWPGRCGKGQTAFICDGGPHMRLGEITIGGGA is encoded by the coding sequence TTGAAGGACGTTTTAGTAAAAACTGTCAATTATGGTCAAAGCTTAGGCGCCGAATACGTTGAAGTTCGGGCCCAAAACTTGTTCAAGACCAGCCTAACCACTAAAGACGGCAACGTAGAAAGCGCCAAAGATGGAACGGAATCGGGCGCCGGCATTCGAGTCTTGGTTGATGGAGCATGGGGGTTTGTCTCCTTAGGAAAAATTGAAGCCAAAGATTTACATGAATCGATAAAAGAAGCATACAACTTGGCAAAAGCCGCAAGTTTTCATGTTAAAGCCCCAGTAAAGCTCGTACAGGTAAAATCTGTTGAGGACACGGTAGTTGCAAAACCAAAAACGAACCCCAAAGACATTTCCTTGGAACAAAAAATTGATAACGCCCTAGAAATGGATAAAGCAATTTTTGGTTATGACAAACGTATCAAAAGCTGCACCATCAGTTACTTAGACGTGACCGGAACAAACTATTTTGTTAACAGCGAAGGAACCCGCATCCAGCAAGACAAACTGTATGTTTGGTCCCGAATTCTTGCGTCTGCACGGGAATCCAGTGTGTTTGCTTCTGCCAGAGAAGAAATTGGCTCAACTGCAGGCTACGAAGTTTTTGATTCCCAATCCCCCGAACAGCTAGGAACCACCCTTGCTAAACGAACCGTAGACCAACTTAAAGCTAAAGCTCCTAAAGGTGGAGCCTTTCCCGCAGTTGTTGGACCCAACGTGGTAGGAGTTTTCATCCATGAAGCCATGGGCCATCTTGCAGAAGCAGACTTGACCTTGTCTGGCTCTATACTGTTTGACAAAGTCGGAGAACAGATTGCCTCTGAGGCGGTAACAGTTTATGACGACGGAACCGTTGAAGGCGCGTTTGGTTCTTTCAAATATGATGACGAGGGTGTGCTAGCACAAAAAACTGCGTTGATACAAAATGGAACCTTAGTTGGTCTTATGCAAAATCGGGAAACTGCTCATAAACTAGACATGCAACCAACCGGCAACGCCCGAGCTGAAGATTTTCGGGTGGAGCCTATTATTCGTATGCGTAACACTTACCTTGACGCGGGGGATTGCAGTTTTGAGGAACTAATCGAGGATGTAAAGTTTGGTTACTACTTGAAGAGTTTTCGGGGTGGACAAGCCAACTTGGATGGAACTTTTCAGGTTGGAATTCAAGAAGCTTACGAAATAAACAACGGCGAAATTGGGGCGCCGGTTAGAAGTGCCTCCATTAGTGGAAACACCCTTGAGACTTTGCGTAAAGTTGAAGCAGTTGGAAAAGATTTGGAACTATGGCCCGGAAGATGCGGCAAAGGTCAAACGGCGTTCATTTGTGATGGAGGACCCCACATGCGACTAGGAGAGATAACCATTGGCGGCGGAGCATAA
- a CDS encoding TldD/PmbA family protein — MAAEHNTTELIELGKKAVNFALKSGAQEAEAFLSFSSGTSINIERGQIVKSEKSVDQGLGVRAIYRKAVGFSYTNMLTTKTVEETAVRACKAAKASKADPNWVSLPCPRKYTETVGTYDKKIEELTSDQLVNMASELLKSATGYDKRVMAVDGGVAKSVFWSAVVNSHGIEVSDIGTAVGCSMETIARDGADVTPACFEVDTKRLYPVDPVTVGTQAAKRAVDSLGSKKMQSGVFPVIFTQSAFRSLLYHTVINAVKADFVLRERSAFKDKLGEQVASELVTVYDDGLMANGLLTRKFDGEGVACQKTPVIQKGVLQNFLYDNYSANKAQTTSTGNAARSGGESYASIPVLEANNFVFNKGNQTPEELIGELSNGLIVYGVQGAHSSNPESGEFSVVATPVWKIENGAVTHALRDVMVTGVFFDVLKNVSGLGDNVRQLGQLVAPWIKVENVKVVGAL, encoded by the coding sequence TTGGCGGCGGAGCATAACACCACGGAGCTAATCGAGCTAGGCAAAAAAGCAGTAAATTTTGCCCTGAAAAGCGGAGCCCAAGAAGCTGAAGCATTTCTTAGTTTTTCCTCGGGTACTTCAATAAACATTGAACGGGGACAAATCGTCAAAAGCGAAAAAAGTGTAGACCAAGGCCTGGGGGTTCGGGCAATTTACCGAAAGGCAGTTGGGTTTTCGTACACGAACATGCTAACAACCAAAACAGTTGAAGAAACTGCAGTTCGAGCCTGCAAAGCAGCAAAAGCCAGCAAAGCCGACCCTAACTGGGTTAGTCTTCCGTGTCCCAGAAAATACACTGAAACTGTTGGAACTTATGACAAAAAAATTGAAGAATTAACCTCTGACCAGCTAGTGAACATGGCGTCAGAGCTTTTAAAATCAGCTACAGGTTATGATAAACGTGTAATGGCGGTGGATGGGGGGGTTGCAAAGTCTGTTTTTTGGTCTGCAGTGGTTAATTCACATGGTATTGAAGTTTCTGACATTGGAACTGCAGTGGGGTGTTCCATGGAAACCATTGCCCGTGATGGAGCAGATGTTACGCCGGCATGTTTTGAAGTAGACACCAAAAGGTTATACCCAGTTGACCCAGTAACTGTTGGAACCCAAGCAGCAAAACGTGCAGTTGATTCCCTTGGATCAAAAAAGATGCAATCTGGAGTTTTTCCAGTTATTTTTACTCAGTCTGCTTTTCGGTCGTTGTTGTACCATACAGTGATTAATGCAGTTAAGGCGGATTTTGTTTTGCGGGAGCGTTCTGCCTTCAAAGACAAACTTGGTGAACAGGTTGCCTCGGAGCTGGTTACAGTTTATGATGATGGATTAATGGCCAATGGCTTGTTAACTCGAAAATTTGATGGTGAAGGGGTTGCTTGCCAAAAAACACCAGTTATCCAAAAGGGGGTGCTCCAGAACTTCTTATACGACAACTACTCCGCAAACAAAGCCCAAACAACAAGCACCGGCAATGCGGCAAGGTCGGGAGGGGAATCGTATGCTTCCATTCCAGTTTTGGAGGCGAACAATTTTGTTTTCAATAAAGGAAATCAAACTCCAGAAGAGTTGATTGGGGAACTCAGCAATGGTTTGATTGTTTATGGGGTTCAGGGTGCTCATAGTAGTAACCCCGAAAGTGGTGAGTTTTCTGTTGTGGCAACTCCTGTCTGGAAAATAGAAAACGGCGCAGTAACCCATGCTCTGCGGGATGTTATGGTAACGGGGGTTTTCTTTGATGTTTTAAAGAATGTTTCTGGTCTTGGAGATAATGTTCGGCAGCTTGGGCAGCTTGTTGCTCCTTGGATTAAAGTAGAAAACGTCAAGGTTGTGGGGGCGCTTTAA
- a CDS encoding DNA alkylation repair protein: MSEKIVEQIRTELKTEGTEKNKQETKRFFKEELKVYGVRTPQVRIIAKKFFAKIKQLPKSEIFGICEQLLKSGYTEEAVMAFLWSEKLTKSFESDDFVVFENWLNCYVSNWAECDTLCNHTMASFIEKHPSYLENLKNWTKSNNRWLRRGAAVTLILPARKGKFLEDVFEIADSLLLDEDDLVQKGYGWMLKEASKQHQTQVFEYIMKNKAKMPRTALRYAIEKMPQNLKTQAMKKP; encoded by the coding sequence GTGTCCGAGAAAATTGTTGAGCAAATAAGAACGGAACTGAAAACTGAAGGCACAGAAAAAAATAAGCAAGAAACTAAACGGTTTTTCAAAGAAGAACTGAAAGTTTATGGCGTCAGAACTCCTCAAGTAAGAATAATTGCCAAGAAGTTTTTTGCCAAAATAAAGCAGTTACCTAAGTCTGAAATTTTTGGAATCTGTGAACAGCTGTTAAAATCGGGATACACAGAAGAAGCAGTTATGGCGTTTTTGTGGTCGGAAAAGTTGACTAAAAGTTTTGAGTCTGATGATTTTGTTGTTTTTGAAAACTGGCTTAACTGTTACGTGAGTAACTGGGCAGAATGCGACACCTTATGTAACCACACCATGGCTTCGTTTATAGAAAAACATCCAAGCTACCTTGAAAATCTGAAAAACTGGACTAAATCAAACAACCGCTGGCTACGAAGAGGCGCCGCAGTCACTCTGATTTTGCCTGCTCGTAAAGGCAAGTTTTTGGAGGATGTTTTTGAAATTGCGGATAGTTTGTTGTTAGATGAGGATGACCTAGTTCAGAAGGGATATGGCTGGATGCTAAAAGAAGCAAGCAAACAACATCAAACACAAGTTTTTGAGTACATTATGAAAAACAAGGCAAAAATGCCCCGAACCGCTTTAAGGTATGCAATTGAAAAAATGCCCCAAAACCTAAAAACTCAGGCAATGAAAAAACCCTAA
- a CDS encoding DUF3795 domain-containing protein: MVEDSGLMPVSRCGVNCGLCVGYFGYNMDGTKKDKPCGGCRTHEDVCGFVKNNCKKLAPKSVIAYCYECSDFPCENMQKADKYYSSKYDASLIENLTYIKNHGMEAFTKREKEKWKCPTCGGVICIHTKRCYSCNP; the protein is encoded by the coding sequence ATGGTTGAAGATTCTGGTTTGATGCCTGTTTCTAGATGTGGAGTAAACTGTGGATTATGTGTTGGATATTTTGGATACAACATGGATGGAACAAAAAAGGATAAGCCCTGTGGAGGATGCCGAACCCACGAAGATGTTTGCGGGTTTGTGAAAAATAACTGCAAAAAGCTTGCCCCCAAAAGCGTAATCGCCTACTGTTATGAGTGCTCAGATTTTCCGTGTGAAAACATGCAAAAAGCTGACAAATACTACAGTAGCAAATACGACGCTAGCTTGATTGAAAACTTAACTTATATCAAAAACCACGGAATGGAAGCCTTCACCAAACGAGAAAAAGAAAAATGGAAATGCCCAACCTGCGGCGGAGTAATCTGCATCCACACCAAACGATGCTACAGCTGCAATCCATAA
- a CDS encoding DUF3795 domain-containing protein translates to MSENFDANLVGQCGINCGTCVAFFGYTMAGKQRLHTCLGCRTRQSLCAFIKQGCKRISEKKPVAFCFECSDFACENLVKIDTVYRTKYKMSLIENLNYIKEKGMNAFLESEKEKYTCPTCGEVVCVHTKRCYACNPP, encoded by the coding sequence TTGAGTGAAAATTTTGATGCAAACCTAGTTGGTCAATGTGGCATCAACTGTGGAACGTGTGTTGCCTTTTTTGGTTATACTATGGCGGGAAAACAGCGATTGCATACTTGTTTGGGTTGTCGAACACGTCAATCATTGTGTGCTTTTATTAAACAAGGTTGTAAACGGATATCGGAAAAAAAGCCCGTGGCGTTTTGTTTTGAATGTTCAGATTTTGCCTGTGAGAACCTAGTAAAGATTGACACCGTTTACCGTACAAAATACAAAATGAGTTTGATTGAAAACCTGAACTATATCAAAGAAAAGGGCATGAATGCCTTCCTAGAATCTGAAAAGGAAAAATATACTTGCCCAACCTGTGGGGAAGTAGTTTGTGTTCACACCAAACGGTGCTATGCTTGTAATCCGCCGTAG
- a CDS encoding citrate synthase (catalyzes the formation of citrate from acetyl-CoA and oxaloacetate), which translates to MSNEKEYVRGLRDVAACQTRNSFVDPLGALYYAGYDIDRLLGRVSYEEVIFLLLYKRLPTQNELEQVNATLFSEMNLPAEIIKSIRESPSTSHPMEILRTSISQLGEFDSTDPDDVSEEESLKKALSLIAKVPTLVAAIYRLRNNMELVEPKKEYGFAENFLYIFRGKPADKEEIESIERYMILHADHGLNASAFAARVTASTFSDMYSAVTAAVGTLKGKLHGGASERVMGMLLDVDSGEVEAYIRGMLFDHKKIMGFGHRVYVSNDPRSRHLRTVSKALCARRDRMDLYRKCTKIQYIVHKEKNIYPNVDFYAALVLNALDIPKEFFTLFFAASRITGWTAHIMEQYADSVLLRPTSSYIGAYGTKFVPIKRRRMPKKKGQKTKTP; encoded by the coding sequence ATGTCTAATGAAAAGGAATATGTTCGCGGCTTGCGAGATGTTGCCGCATGTCAGACTCGCAATAGTTTTGTTGACCCTTTGGGTGCACTCTATTATGCGGGTTACGACATTGACCGCCTTTTAGGTCGAGTCAGTTACGAAGAAGTTATTTTTTTGTTATTGTACAAACGGTTGCCCACCCAAAATGAGTTGGAGCAAGTTAATGCAACACTTTTTTCTGAAATGAATCTACCTGCCGAAATCATCAAAAGCATACGGGAGTCTCCAAGTACAAGTCATCCCATGGAGATTTTGCGCACCTCAATTTCGCAGCTTGGGGAGTTTGATTCCACCGACCCAGATGATGTCTCTGAAGAAGAGAGTTTAAAGAAGGCTCTTAGTTTGATTGCTAAGGTTCCTACTTTGGTTGCGGCGATTTATCGGTTGCGTAACAATATGGAACTTGTTGAGCCCAAAAAAGAATACGGTTTTGCTGAAAACTTTTTGTACATATTCCGCGGAAAACCTGCAGACAAAGAAGAAATCGAGTCCATCGAAAGATACATGATTTTGCATGCAGACCATGGCTTAAATGCGTCTGCTTTTGCTGCTCGGGTTACTGCTAGTACTTTTTCGGACATGTATTCTGCTGTAACTGCTGCAGTTGGCACCCTGAAAGGTAAATTGCATGGAGGCGCCAGTGAGCGTGTAATGGGTATGCTTTTGGATGTTGACTCTGGGGAAGTAGAAGCCTACATACGAGGAATGCTGTTTGACCACAAAAAAATCATGGGTTTTGGGCACCGGGTTTATGTTTCTAATGACCCTCGGTCGCGGCACCTTAGAACCGTAAGTAAAGCTTTGTGTGCGCGCAGGGATCGCATGGATTTGTACCGAAAATGCACAAAAATCCAATATATTGTTCACAAAGAAAAAAACATTTACCCTAACGTGGACTTTTACGCAGCCCTTGTTCTAAACGCCTTGGACATTCCTAAAGAATTCTTTACCCTGTTCTTTGCTGCCAGCAGAATAACCGGATGGACCGCCCACATAATGGAGCAATACGCTGACTCCGTTCTACTACGACCCACATCAAGCTACATCGGAGCTTACGGAACCAAATTTGTTCCCATTAAACGACGACGTATGCCAAAAAAGAAAGGACAAAAAACGAAAACACCCTAA
- the argF gene encoding ornithine carbamoyltransferase, with amino-acid sequence MHLLTLKDWTSQEINQVIDNSLEMKNNPQDYEFALEGKSLALIFQKTSTRTRLSFEVAMTQLGGHAAYMDWRNTNLILADLGDETKSICGYVDGIMARVLKNSTLQTMAGSSSVPVINGCDEKYHPCQIIADLMTIKENKGKLEGLKLAYIGVHNNICNSLIEGCTRTGMKIVTVTPLINEASIDQTILEKAKSTGLYSNSMDIQASVENCDVIYTDTWVDMEFFLDPKFEKEKEKRVNLMLPYQINQKLLETNSEAIIMHDMPIHRGYEISEEVINRPNSVIYTQSENRLHSAKAILNKLLT; translated from the coding sequence ATGCATCTTCTTACCCTTAAAGACTGGACCTCCCAAGAAATCAACCAAGTGATAGATAACTCCCTAGAAATGAAAAACAATCCTCAAGATTACGAGTTTGCACTGGAAGGCAAGTCTTTAGCCTTGATTTTTCAAAAAACTTCCACCCGTACACGGTTGTCCTTTGAAGTTGCAATGACCCAACTTGGAGGACACGCAGCTTACATGGATTGGCGAAACACTAACCTAATTTTAGCAGATTTAGGGGATGAAACAAAATCCATCTGCGGTTATGTGGACGGGATAATGGCTCGGGTGTTAAAGAATTCAACCTTGCAGACCATGGCAGGCTCTTCTAGTGTTCCGGTGATTAATGGTTGTGACGAAAAGTATCATCCTTGTCAGATTATCGCTGATTTGATGACCATCAAAGAAAATAAAGGCAAACTCGAAGGTCTTAAACTTGCGTATATTGGTGTGCACAATAACATTTGTAACTCGTTGATTGAAGGCTGCACCCGAACTGGAATGAAAATCGTAACTGTTACTCCGTTGATTAATGAGGCATCCATTGACCAAACCATACTTGAAAAAGCAAAATCAACTGGGTTGTATTCCAATTCTATGGATATTCAGGCCTCCGTGGAAAATTGTGACGTAATCTACACTGACACCTGGGTTGACATGGAGTTCTTTTTAGATCCAAAATTTGAAAAAGAAAAAGAAAAACGAGTAAACTTGATGCTTCCTTACCAAATCAACCAAAAACTCCTTGAAACAAACAGCGAAGCCATAATAATGCACGACATGCCCATCCATCGGGGCTACGAAATTTCTGAAGAGGTCATTAACCGTCCAAACTCGGTGATTTACACCCAAAGCGAAAATCGGTTGCATTCTGCCAAGGCTATCTTAAATAAATTGTTGACCTGA
- the ilvE gene encoding branched-chain-amino-acid transaminase, with amino-acid sequence MANELLIYIDGKYYPKSEAKVSVYDHGLLYGDGVFEGIRAYNGVVFQLKEHIDRLYRSAHPIFLKIPLTKEEMAEAVLETMRKNNLKDAYIRLVVTRGVGDLGLDPRKCPKATIIIITEPKLQLHAPEKLEKGICTTITWVRRNSVDSATHEMKSLNYLNSILGKIEANNIGADEAICLDKAGYVCEGVGENLFMVINDKLLTPCLSSGALNGITRALVIKLAKDLGIEVIQRNITPNELFTADEVFFTGTAAEIAPISCVNGRMIGSGKMGPVTKRILEAFEKVREDPLQGATI; translated from the coding sequence ATGGCAAATGAGTTGCTTATTTACATCGACGGTAAGTATTATCCGAAATCTGAGGCAAAAGTCTCAGTGTATGACCACGGTCTCCTGTACGGAGATGGAGTTTTCGAAGGAATTCGAGCCTACAACGGTGTAGTCTTCCAACTAAAAGAGCACATTGACCGGCTATACAGGTCTGCCCATCCAATCTTTCTGAAAATTCCCCTAACCAAAGAAGAAATGGCGGAAGCAGTCCTAGAAACCATGAGAAAAAACAACCTCAAAGATGCCTACATCCGCCTAGTAGTCACCAGAGGCGTTGGAGACTTGGGACTAGACCCCAGAAAATGCCCAAAGGCTACAATTATCATAATCACTGAACCAAAACTTCAACTGCACGCCCCTGAAAAGCTAGAAAAAGGAATCTGCACAACCATAACCTGGGTGCGACGAAACTCAGTCGACAGTGCAACCCATGAAATGAAATCCCTTAATTACCTCAACAGCATCTTGGGCAAAATCGAAGCAAACAACATCGGCGCCGACGAAGCCATATGTCTAGACAAGGCAGGTTATGTCTGTGAAGGTGTAGGCGAGAACCTATTCATGGTAATTAACGACAAACTGTTGACTCCCTGTCTTTCTTCCGGTGCATTAAACGGAATAACCCGAGCTTTGGTTATTAAGCTGGCTAAAGACCTTGGAATCGAAGTCATCCAACGAAACATCACACCCAATGAGTTGTTCACTGCTGACGAAGTGTTTTTCACTGGAACTGCCGCTGAAATCGCGCCAATCAGTTGCGTTAATGGTCGCATGATTGGTTCAGGTAAAATGGGGCCAGTAACTAAACGCATACTTGAAGCCTTTGAAAAAGTAAGGGAAGACCCCTTGCAAGGGGCAACCATCTAA